Proteins from a genomic interval of Nostoc sp. TCL240-02:
- a CDS encoding ABC transporter ATP-binding protein: MSIYQSLKKSYTQPRRRENDWRLFLRLVPYARRNGQLLALSMCLLIPIALANAVQPLLIGQVISLIRNEPSAYEFLRNRPLSEGLNILEGLLFVAIAIRLIFTGYQGYLVQKLGQQITAAIRQDLFQHVTSLAVRFFDRTPVGKLITRITSDVEVLGDVFSTGAIGIVSNLFSMLVILGLMFSIEWQLTCLLLLMLLPITWLIVYIQQQYRKANYKGREELSILNSQLQENVLGINVVQLFRREKFNSELFRATNSRYTQQMDQTIFYDSFISATLEWIGLIAIAAVLCMGGWLLLGKSLAFGTLSAFVLYAQRLFDPLRDFAEKFTVIQAGFTAIERVGDILDEPIEIRDRANVRFSIFDAKFGYIDEIVANLESPDITSPPELGEICFDHVWFAYKNDDYVIKDLDFIIRPGEKVALVGPTGAGKTSIIRLLCRLYEPSKGRILIDGVDIREVPQAELRRYMAVILQEGFLFAGDVKSNISLGDGYTIEQIQQAAEQTNIAQFIEELPQGYDTQLRERGTNISSGQKQLLAFARAAIRDPQILVLDEATASLDVGTEALVQQALNQLMLRRTAIIIAHRLSTIRNVDRIFVLKRGELIEQGSHDELLEQGGLYATLHNLQMLGS; encoded by the coding sequence ATGAGCATTTATCAATCTCTCAAAAAATCTTATACGCAACCTCGTCGGCGTGAAAATGACTGGCGGTTGTTTTTGCGTCTAGTGCCTTACGCCCGTCGTAACGGACAACTATTGGCGCTGTCGATGTGTCTACTCATACCCATCGCCCTAGCTAATGCCGTCCAACCTCTGTTGATTGGCCAAGTTATCTCTCTTATTCGCAATGAACCAAGCGCTTACGAATTTCTCAGGAATCGCCCCTTGTCCGAAGGGTTAAATATCCTGGAGGGATTGTTGTTTGTGGCGATCGCAATCCGATTGATTTTTACAGGCTACCAGGGTTATTTAGTACAGAAGCTAGGGCAACAAATCACCGCCGCAATTCGCCAAGATTTATTTCAGCACGTAACCTCCCTAGCAGTACGCTTTTTTGACCGCACACCCGTAGGTAAATTAATCACCAGAATCACCAGCGATGTGGAAGTCTTAGGCGATGTCTTTTCCACTGGAGCAATTGGCATTGTGTCCAATTTGTTTTCTATGCTGGTGATTTTGGGTTTAATGTTTTCCATCGAATGGCAACTCACTTGCTTGCTGCTATTAATGTTATTACCAATTACCTGGTTAATTGTTTACATTCAGCAACAGTACCGCAAAGCCAATTACAAAGGGCGGGAAGAACTTTCTATATTGAACTCACAGCTACAAGAAAATGTCCTTGGGATTAACGTAGTGCAGTTATTCCGCAGGGAAAAATTTAATTCCGAACTGTTTCGTGCTACCAACAGCCGCTACACTCAGCAAATGGATCAAACCATTTTTTATGATTCATTTATTTCAGCAACCTTAGAATGGATTGGGCTGATTGCGATCGCAGCTGTTTTGTGTATGGGTGGTTGGTTACTCTTAGGAAAAAGTTTAGCTTTTGGGACTTTATCGGCATTTGTTTTGTATGCCCAGCGATTATTTGATCCTTTAAGAGATTTTGCCGAAAAATTTACGGTAATCCAAGCTGGTTTTACTGCCATTGAGCGTGTAGGCGATATATTAGATGAACCGATAGAAATCCGCGATCGCGCCAATGTGCGATTCTCAATATTTGATGCTAAATTCGGCTACATAGACGAAATCGTTGCAAATCTAGAATCCCCAGATATTACTTCCCCGCCTGAACTGGGAGAGATTTGCTTTGATCATGTCTGGTTTGCTTATAAAAATGATGATTACGTAATTAAAGACTTAGATTTCATCATTCGTCCTGGTGAAAAAGTGGCATTAGTTGGCCCCACCGGTGCGGGCAAAACTTCGATCATCCGGCTTTTATGTCGCCTCTATGAACCCAGCAAAGGACGCATTCTCATCGATGGCGTAGACATTCGAGAAGTCCCACAGGCAGAACTGCGGCGCTACATGGCAGTAATTTTACAAGAAGGCTTTTTGTTTGCTGGCGATGTTAAAAGCAACATTTCTTTAGGAGATGGCTATACCATTGAACAGATTCAGCAAGCAGCAGAGCAAACCAACATTGCCCAATTTATAGAAGAACTACCTCAAGGGTATGATACTCAACTTCGAGAACGCGGCACAAATATTTCTAGTGGTCAAAAGCAACTTTTAGCCTTTGCGCGGGCTGCTATTCGCGATCCTCAAATTTTGGTGTTAGATGAAGCTACCGCTAGTTTAGATGTTGGCACAGAAGCTTTAGTGCAACAAGCATTAAACCAGCTAATGCTCAGACGTACCGCCATTATTATCGCTCACCGCCTGTCTACGATTCGCAATGTAGACCGGATTTTTGTTCTCAAGCGTGGCGAATTAATCGAACAGGGAAGTCACGATGAACTATTGGAACAGGGAGGGCTTTATGCGACTTTGCATAACTTGCAGATGTTGGGAAGTTAG
- a CDS encoding acetoacetate decarboxylase family protein, with protein sequence MPYPQAPWTLQGYAIQTLHLVNIDLVRPLIPLELKIISVWPGKTIASVYLSKYGSGSVLEYSELIIAPALVNYQRKIGGWISHIYVDNADSVSGGREIWGLPKELADFTWKEGEHITVHQGNQKLCSLKYSQQTLAWRQGLSASGFSVKGTDLMMFPAKFESVLGLIGSQLEIPTESPFSGIGLGQPLLTVRCEQMSLQVDAPKVVGQSSGDFRLTP encoded by the coding sequence ATGCCATATCCACAGGCACCTTGGACACTTCAAGGCTACGCTATCCAAACTCTTCATTTAGTGAATATTGACCTAGTACGCCCTTTGATTCCTTTAGAGTTAAAGATTATTTCTGTATGGCCTGGTAAAACCATCGCTAGCGTGTATTTATCTAAGTACGGTTCAGGCTCGGTACTAGAATACAGTGAGTTAATTATTGCCCCAGCTTTGGTTAATTACCAGAGAAAAATCGGCGGTTGGATTTCTCACATTTATGTAGATAATGCTGATTCGGTGTCTGGTGGTCGAGAAATTTGGGGACTACCAAAGGAATTAGCTGATTTTACCTGGAAAGAAGGAGAGCATATCACTGTGCATCAGGGAAACCAGAAGTTGTGTAGTCTTAAGTATAGTCAGCAAACCTTGGCATGGAGACAGGGTTTAAGTGCTTCTGGTTTCAGCGTCAAGGGTACTGATTTGATGATGTTCCCTGCTAAATTTGAGTCTGTATTGGGTTTGATTGGTTCTCAGTTAGAAATCCCCACCGAAAGTCCTTTTTCTGGAATAGGTTTAGGTCAGCCTTTATTAACTGTGCGTTGTGAGCAAATGAGTTTGCAGGTTGATGCCCCAAAAGTTGTAGGTCAATCGAGTGGAGATTTTAGATTAACCCCATAA
- the dnaK gene encoding molecular chaperone DnaK, producing the protein MAKVVGIDLGTTNSCVAVMEGGKPTVIANAEGFRTTPSVVAFAKNGDNLVGQIAKRQAVMNPENTFYSVKRFIGRRYDEVGNEATEVSYKVLSSNGNVKLDCPIAGKPFAPEEISAKVLRKLVEDASKYLGETVTQAVITVPAYFNDSQRQATKDAGKIAGIEVLRIINEPTAASLAYGFDKKSNETILVFDLGGGTFDVSVLEVGDGVFEVLATSGDTHLGGDDFDKKIVDFLAEKFKKAEGIDLRKDKQALQRLTEAAEKAKIELSSVTQAEINLPFITATQDGPKHLDTTLTRATFEELCSDLIDRCRIPVENALRDAKLTKGDIDEVVLVGGSTRIPAVHQIVKQVLGKDPNQSVNPDEVVAIGAAIQAGVLNNEVTGILLLDVSPLSLGVETLGGVMTKIIPRNTTIPTKKSEVFSTAVDGQTNVEIHVLQGEREFSNDNKSLGTFRLDGIPPAPRGVPQIEVVFDIDANGILNVTAKDKGTGKEQSISITGASTLDKSDVDRMVREAEQNASSDKDRREKIERKNQADSLSYQAEKQLQELGDKVPAADKTKVEGLVKELREAVAKEDDEQIKKLTPELQQALFAVGSNIYQQAGAGAAPGAEPQDGGSSSTSGSGDDVIDADFTESK; encoded by the coding sequence ATGGCAAAAGTAGTTGGAATTGACTTAGGAACAACGAACTCCTGCGTGGCAGTGATGGAAGGTGGTAAACCCACAGTAATTGCTAATGCTGAAGGTTTTCGGACAACGCCATCAGTAGTGGCATTTGCGAAAAATGGCGACAACTTGGTTGGCCAAATCGCCAAACGCCAAGCGGTGATGAACCCCGAAAATACGTTTTACTCAGTCAAACGCTTTATCGGTCGCCGCTACGATGAAGTGGGTAACGAAGCAACTGAAGTTTCTTACAAAGTTCTCAGCAGCAACGGCAATGTCAAATTAGATTGTCCGATAGCTGGTAAACCGTTTGCTCCTGAAGAAATTTCTGCAAAGGTTCTTCGCAAACTAGTTGAAGATGCCAGCAAATACCTTGGTGAAACTGTTACCCAAGCTGTAATCACCGTTCCTGCATACTTTAACGACTCTCAACGGCAAGCGACAAAAGACGCTGGTAAAATCGCCGGGATTGAAGTTCTGCGGATTATCAACGAGCCGACTGCTGCTTCTCTAGCTTATGGGTTTGACAAGAAGAGTAACGAAACCATTCTCGTATTTGACCTTGGTGGTGGTACCTTCGACGTATCCGTGCTGGAAGTAGGAGATGGAGTTTTTGAAGTACTAGCTACATCTGGGGATACACACCTTGGTGGTGACGACTTTGATAAAAAAATAGTTGACTTCTTAGCTGAAAAGTTCAAGAAAGCCGAAGGAATTGACCTGCGGAAAGATAAACAAGCTTTACAACGTCTGACTGAAGCCGCAGAAAAAGCCAAAATTGAGCTTTCTAGCGTTACCCAAGCAGAAATCAACCTACCATTTATCACCGCTACCCAGGACGGGCCCAAGCACCTGGATACAACCCTGACTCGTGCCACCTTTGAAGAACTTTGTTCTGACTTAATCGACCGTTGCCGTATCCCTGTAGAAAACGCTCTCCGGGATGCCAAGTTAACCAAAGGCGATATTGATGAAGTGGTATTAGTTGGTGGTTCTACCCGGATTCCCGCAGTCCACCAAATTGTGAAGCAGGTATTGGGTAAAGACCCTAACCAAAGTGTTAACCCTGATGAAGTTGTAGCAATTGGTGCAGCTATTCAAGCAGGTGTATTGAATAATGAAGTTACTGGCATCTTACTGTTAGATGTATCACCGCTTTCTTTGGGTGTTGAAACATTGGGCGGCGTGATGACCAAAATTATCCCCCGCAACACGACAATCCCCACCAAGAAATCGGAAGTTTTCTCTACCGCAGTGGATGGTCAAACCAACGTAGAAATTCACGTCCTTCAAGGTGAACGCGAATTTTCTAACGATAACAAGAGTTTGGGAACCTTCCGCCTTGATGGTATTCCTCCTGCACCACGTGGCGTTCCTCAAATTGAAGTGGTGTTCGATATTGACGCTAACGGTATCCTTAACGTCACCGCTAAGGACAAAGGTACTGGTAAAGAACAGTCCATCAGCATAACTGGCGCTTCCACTCTGGATAAATCTGATGTTGACCGGATGGTAAGAGAAGCTGAACAAAACGCTTCATCTGACAAAGATCGGCGTGAGAAGATTGAACGCAAGAACCAAGCCGACTCCTTGTCATACCAAGCTGAAAAGCAGTTACAAGAATTGGGCGATAAAGTTCCGGCTGCTGACAAGACTAAAGTTGAAGGTTTGGTAAAAGAACTGCGGGAAGCAGTTGCCAAAGAAGACGATGAGCAAATCAAGAAGCTCACCCCAGAATTGCAACAAGCCCTATTCGCTGTTGGTAGCAACATCTATCAACAAGCTGGTGCCGGTGCAGCACCTGGTGCTGAACCTCAAGATGGTGGTTCTAGCTCTACCTCTGGTAGCGGCGACGATGTGATTGACGCTGATTTTACAGAGAGTAAATAA
- a CDS encoding SDR family oxidoreductase, whose protein sequence is MTSFDSAEDLVLVAGATGGVGQLVVGKLLEKGLKVRVLTRNAAKAEEMFNQRTEIALGDIRQPATLPAATQNVTHIICCTGTTAFPSARWEFDQTPNLLEWGITFLNPKSSEAKAKNSPAKVDAQGVSNLVTAAPQNLKRFVFVSSCGILRKDQFPFSILNAFGVLDAKQKGEESIINSGLPYTIIRPGRLIDGPYTSYDLNTLLKAKTDGKYGVIIATGDTLSGDTSRIDVANACVECLFQPSSSQKIFEIVNQGQRPPVIDWETLFARLK, encoded by the coding sequence ATGACTTCTTTTGATTCAGCTGAAGATTTGGTACTAGTTGCTGGTGCTACTGGTGGAGTGGGGCAACTGGTGGTAGGCAAACTCCTGGAAAAGGGTTTGAAAGTTCGCGTTCTGACACGCAATGCCGCCAAAGCCGAAGAAATGTTTAACCAAAGAACGGAAATTGCCCTTGGTGACATCCGTCAGCCAGCTACACTCCCAGCCGCAACGCAAAATGTCACCCACATAATCTGCTGTACTGGAACCACCGCTTTTCCCTCTGCGCGATGGGAGTTTGACCAAACCCCGAACTTGCTGGAATGGGGAATCACCTTCCTTAACCCCAAATCTAGCGAAGCAAAAGCAAAGAATAGTCCAGCCAAGGTTGATGCCCAAGGTGTCAGCAACCTTGTTACAGCAGCACCCCAGAATTTGAAGCGATTCGTTTTCGTCTCTTCTTGTGGAATTCTCCGTAAAGATCAGTTTCCTTTTAGTATTCTTAATGCTTTTGGCGTGTTGGATGCCAAACAAAAAGGTGAGGAGTCCATTATTAATTCAGGATTGCCCTACACGATTATCCGCCCAGGACGCTTGATTGACGGGCCTTATACTTCATACGACCTCAACACACTGCTAAAGGCCAAAACAGATGGTAAATATGGTGTGATTATAGCCACAGGAGATACACTTTCAGGTGATACCAGTCGGATTGATGTAGCAAACGCTTGCGTGGAATGCCTTTTTCAGCCAAGTAGTTCCCAGAAAATTTTTGAAATAGTCAACCAGGGACAAAGACCACCTGTAATTGATTGGGAAACTCTTTTCGCTCGACTTAAGTAA
- a CDS encoding transposase, producing MCPRLAWPSSGYAQKPNRKGKNVSVIGAISLKGLLTQWSGLGSIDALTFDAFIAQKLVPKLWPGAVVIMDNCSIHKSDELEALLIAAGAHLIYLPPYSPDFSPIENCWSKIKNILRRIGARTYPDLLQALDTAFAEVTIENLLGWFTHCCYCTSQD from the coding sequence ATGTGCCCGCGCCTTGCCTGGCCTTCTTCAGGCTATGCTCAAAAGCCCAACCGCAAAGGGAAAAATGTCTCGGTAATTGGTGCAATTAGCTTGAAAGGACTGCTCACCCAATGGAGTGGCTTAGGTTCTATCGATGCTTTGACTTTTGATGCCTTCATCGCCCAAAAGCTCGTACCCAAACTTTGGCCTGGTGCAGTGGTGATCATGGATAACTGCTCAATCCATAAAAGTGATGAACTTGAAGCTTTGCTCATCGCTGCTGGCGCTCATCTCATTTATCTCCCCCCCTATTCTCCCGATTTTTCACCGATTGAGAATTGTTGGTCCAAGATTAAGAACATTCTCCGTCGCATCGGTGCAAGGACATACCCTGATTTACTCCAGGCATTAGATACGGCATTCGCAGAAGTGACAATAGAGAATTTGCTGGGTTGGTTTACTCACTGCTGCTACTGTACCTCACAAGACTGA
- a CDS encoding transposase, whose protein sequence is MKAYSLDLRQKIVDAYACGDISQRKLAKNFGVTLSFVQNLLKRHRELGMIGPKVRTEQTATKLNAEQLEILRQLVIAQPDATLSELRERLYEKTEVLIGVATVNRMVRWKLHLNLKKKSPPHKKR, encoded by the coding sequence ATGAAAGCCTACTCTCTCGACTTGCGTCAAAAAATAGTTGATGCTTATGCCTGCGGTGACATTTCCCAACGAAAACTGGCTAAAAACTTTGGTGTCACCTTAAGTTTTGTGCAAAATTTACTCAAACGCCATCGAGAATTGGGGATGATAGGCCCCAAGGTGCGGACTGAGCAGACAGCAACAAAGTTGAATGCTGAACAGTTAGAAATCCTGCGCCAACTCGTCATAGCACAGCCCGATGCGACGTTAAGCGAATTGCGGGAACGACTTTACGAGAAAACAGAGGTCTTAATTGGGGTAGCTACGGTGAATCGGATGGTTCGCTGGAAACTTCACCTCAACCTCAAAAAAAAGTCTCCACCTCACAAAAAAAGGTAG
- a CDS encoding ATP-binding protein codes for MIAVAFQTNKGKTIGAVILEYTPLYKAALATAEKNIIVTSFISLASGILALSVGYLISRSISKPIKQLQQAVVNLAEGKLDSRVCIRSQDEIGDLATSFNKMADDLQHSRDKLVNTNEQLRDEISDRQQAEAELQQALKELQRTQIQLIQSEKMSSLGQLVAGVAHEINNPVNFIYGNLEYTDDYTQHMLLLIKLYQKHYPYPEPEIQNANQLNDIEYLIEDLPKMLASMKMGAKRIREIVLSLRIFSRLDEAELKTADLYEGIDSTLLILQHRLKAQNNRPQIEVVKEYGEIPKIQCFAGQMNQVFMNLLANAIDALEEAFQKELCLNPLIRISSEQVNENAVIRITDNGSGIPKEIQSRLFDPFFTTKAVGKGTGMGLSISYQIITEKHGGSLECISSPGQGAEFVIAIPIRAAKLAQSSISDRIIG; via the coding sequence TTGATTGCTGTTGCTTTTCAAACTAACAAGGGTAAAACAATTGGTGCAGTCATTCTGGAATATACCCCACTTTACAAAGCAGCACTAGCAACAGCCGAAAAAAATATTATTGTCACGTCGTTTATTAGTTTGGCATCTGGCATACTGGCACTATCAGTAGGCTATTTGATCTCCAGAAGCATCTCAAAACCGATTAAACAACTCCAGCAAGCTGTGGTAAATCTGGCTGAAGGGAAGCTGGATAGCAGAGTTTGTATTCGCTCCCAGGATGAAATTGGCGATTTAGCTACCTCATTCAACAAAATGGCGGACGATCTTCAACATTCTAGAGATAAGTTGGTCAATACCAATGAACAATTACGAGACGAAATTAGTGATCGCCAGCAGGCAGAAGCAGAACTTCAGCAAGCTTTAAAAGAACTGCAAAGAACCCAGATCCAATTAATTCAATCTGAAAAGATGTCAAGTCTGGGTCAACTAGTGGCGGGAGTTGCCCATGAAATCAACAATCCGGTTAATTTTATCTACGGCAACCTCGAATACACTGATGATTACACTCAACATATGTTGCTGTTAATTAAGCTTTATCAAAAACACTACCCCTATCCAGAGCCAGAAATTCAAAATGCTAACCAACTGAACGATATTGAGTATCTAATAGAAGATTTGCCTAAGATGTTAGCCTCAATGAAAATGGGGGCTAAACGTATCCGGGAAATTGTTCTCAGTCTACGAATTTTCTCTCGCTTGGATGAAGCTGAGTTAAAAACGGCTGATTTGTATGAAGGAATAGACAGTACCCTGTTAATTTTGCAACATCGGCTCAAGGCACAAAATAATCGCCCTCAAATTGAAGTGGTCAAAGAATATGGAGAAATACCTAAAATTCAGTGTTTTGCAGGGCAAATGAATCAGGTATTTATGAACCTCTTGGCAAATGCAATCGATGCTTTAGAAGAGGCTTTCCAAAAAGAACTTTGTCTAAATCCCTTGATTCGCATTTCTTCGGAACAGGTAAATGAAAATGCTGTGATTCGGATTACTGATAATGGATCGGGAATTCCAAAAGAAATTCAGTCGCGTTTATTTGACCCTTTTTTCACTACGAAAGCAGTTGGTAAGGGGACTGGTATGGGATTATCGATCAGCTACCAGATAATTACTGAAAAGCATGGTGGATCTTTGGAATGTATCTCATCACCGGGACAGGGTGCAGAGTTTGTGATTGCAATCCCAATTAGAGCAGCGAAATTAGCACAATCATCAATCAGCGATCGCATAATAGGGTAA
- a CDS encoding sensor histidine kinase KdpD translates to MYEWILPSLSEILAQNQSSVAECSPGKAERQWRISLAATEHLLLNTLAANSVDTTQGLVLAAPAPLFSQPKLTQNLQTVTFTAKPFNPLALMPFQMPDAIATINEEIAPHESVLPLLPADPLGTEQFCLVFTDKFRLVLVLATHKNGKKTFSFSFEPEVVQQAWRSLGARVMLANPEFFARLDVLVQQYSPVAPDCRIMIQFSQLLLQELTEAEETGEEAGEQVVTERSRSGAGSRGKNTNSQFPIPNSQSPNPDVELLQAFAHEVRTPLTTIRTMTRLLLKRRDLDASVINRLKIIDHECTEQIDRMELLFKAAELETTASTKCSKTQLTPMSLDQVLQQSIPRWEQAAHRRNLTLNVVLPQQLPTVVSNPMMLDQVLTGLIENFTRSLPSGSHIQVQVIPAGDQLKLQLSPQFGCKDSSKAATPATPPIRKALGQLLMFQPETGTISLNIAATKHLFQAIGGKLIVRQRPHYGEVLTIFLPLEVSNKHKSGAKTWE, encoded by the coding sequence GTGTACGAATGGATATTGCCAAGTCTGAGCGAAATCTTGGCCCAAAATCAATCAAGTGTGGCTGAATGTTCACCTGGTAAAGCAGAACGGCAGTGGCGTATCAGCCTCGCGGCAACTGAACATTTGCTATTAAATACTTTAGCAGCTAATTCAGTTGACACAACTCAAGGATTAGTTTTAGCTGCACCTGCACCCTTATTCAGTCAGCCAAAACTGACTCAAAACTTACAGACAGTAACTTTCACAGCAAAACCATTTAATCCCTTGGCACTGATGCCATTTCAGATGCCAGATGCGATTGCAACTATAAATGAAGAAATCGCTCCTCATGAATCGGTACTTCCCTTATTACCTGCTGATCCTCTGGGGACAGAGCAGTTTTGCTTAGTTTTTACTGATAAATTTAGATTAGTACTAGTTTTAGCAACCCATAAAAACGGTAAAAAAACCTTTTCATTTTCTTTTGAACCGGAAGTAGTACAGCAAGCTTGGCGATCGCTAGGAGCCAGAGTAATGCTGGCTAATCCAGAATTTTTTGCCCGCCTGGATGTATTAGTACAACAGTATTCTCCGGTAGCGCCAGATTGCCGCATCATGATTCAGTTTAGTCAGTTGCTGCTTCAGGAATTAACAGAAGCAGAAGAGACTGGGGAAGAAGCAGGGGAGCAGGTGGTCACTGAGCGTAGCCGAAGTGGAGCAGGGAGCAGGGGGAAAAATACCAATTCCCAATTCCCAATTCCCAATTCCCAATCCCCAAATCCTGATGTCGAACTGCTCCAAGCCTTCGCTCACGAAGTCCGCACACCTTTAACAACTATTCGCACCATGACTCGTCTACTGCTGAAGCGGCGAGATTTAGATGCTAGTGTGATCAATCGCTTAAAAATTATCGATCACGAATGTACTGAGCAAATTGATCGCATGGAGTTGCTGTTTAAGGCAGCAGAATTAGAAACTACTGCCTCTACAAAATGTTCAAAAACTCAACTCACCCCGATGTCTTTAGATCAAGTGTTGCAGCAGAGCATTCCTCGGTGGGAACAAGCAGCGCATCGTCGGAACTTAACTTTAAATGTTGTTTTACCCCAGCAACTACCAACTGTGGTAAGTAATCCCATGATGCTCGATCAGGTACTCACCGGTTTAATAGAGAATTTCACTCGCAGCTTGCCCTCTGGTAGCCATATTCAAGTGCAAGTTATTCCGGCTGGAGATCAACTGAAGTTACAATTATCGCCCCAATTTGGATGCAAAGATTCCAGTAAAGCCGCCACACCTGCAACGCCACCAATTCGCAAAGCCCTTGGTCAATTGCTGATGTTCCAACCAGAAACGGGTACGATTAGTTTGAATATTGCTGCAACCAAGCATTTATTTCAAGCGATCGGCGGTAAATTGATTGTGCGTCAGCGTCCACACTATGGGGAAGTTTTGACGATTTTCCTTCCCTTAGAAGTTAGCAACAAACATAAATCTGGAGCTAAAACTTGGGAGTGA
- a CDS encoding AIM24 family protein: MMAHFEIIEKESLRLVKVTLQNETVRTESGAMYYIRGNVQMQSKAPSAGGFLKSLATGENIFRPTYTGTGELYLEPSLAGYHILELDGSEWILDSGAYWASDGSIEVGIERNKFVSGLIGGEGLFQTKVKGRGKVVMVAQGPVEVINLQNDRLVVDGNFAIARTNTLNYRVEKATKSLLGSMTSGEFLVNTFEGTGTVLLAPIPYWKVMMIRQITAALPKTSG; the protein is encoded by the coding sequence ATGATGGCACATTTTGAAATAATCGAAAAAGAAAGCTTACGTTTAGTCAAAGTAACTTTGCAAAACGAAACAGTACGGACTGAATCTGGTGCTATGTACTATATTCGTGGCAACGTTCAGATGCAATCTAAAGCCCCTTCAGCAGGCGGGTTTTTAAAATCATTAGCCACAGGAGAAAACATTTTCCGTCCTACATATACAGGTACGGGTGAATTATATTTAGAGCCGTCTTTAGCGGGATATCACATTCTCGAATTAGACGGTAGTGAATGGATTTTAGATAGTGGTGCTTATTGGGCTAGTGATGGCAGTATAGAAGTAGGAATTGAACGAAACAAATTTGTATCAGGCTTAATTGGTGGCGAGGGTTTGTTTCAAACAAAAGTCAAAGGTAGAGGTAAAGTGGTAATGGTAGCACAAGGCCCTGTAGAAGTAATAAATTTACAAAATGACCGATTAGTTGTCGATGGAAATTTTGCGATCGCTCGCACAAATACTTTAAATTATCGCGTTGAAAAAGCTACCAAATCTCTTTTAGGTTCGATGACTTCTGGTGAATTTCTCGTCAATACTTTTGAGGGAACTGGGACTGTATTGCTTGCTCCCATACCTTACTGGAAAGTCATGATGATTCGGCAAATTACTGCCGCGTTACCAAAAACTTCTGGCTAA